From the Argopecten irradians isolate NY chromosome 13, Ai_NY, whole genome shotgun sequence genome, one window contains:
- the LOC138305693 gene encoding tripartite motif-containing protein 2-like, whose protein sequence is MVLTTLAAGTGKPLLCSPWRITECPITSNVAVIDDNKESDGGDGKKHVVVMDTDFQKLFAYRCNIPRAYQQTSQTGQQPFNPNGVVYDSQGNILIADFNNSTVIILSGEGGKVLRILQTDTGRKALAYVWKGATTCLQHKGRQLEFYCEKCQELACSKCVSTTHKGHLLCDISEIADQRTGDIRNFIDRIDQNELVQNRRKIASIGVILRDNDSTFQKLSTQVKKQTEKLKRDLDKLTIETLSLYTKMKEGNTKLIQKYQEDQDLYGKHINQQMQACKTVLQQGSSLESMTFKLEIADQRTRYIRDFIDRTEQNELVQVHSYIVGAETLLKDNDSTFDQICNQLKTQTENLKKQLDNLLTETLSLYHKMKEDNAKLIQTYKQELKLYDEELKQQMRECKTILQQGSSLEIYDTECEIDPRLHLPMKPGLGTACFNPNENPQNHLQNAFGKVIAIDQIHTSFDQEKSVKSPDDQQQPSTQQQSKRSGEKLVTVNTLLTETKVLEVWSSPCDISSICPITDDQAWTNDITSNTITLLDRKGAVKQKIMHEVWISGISFSPTTQRLWVCDNEQNILELESGQLTKRFSTKEQPRSICVTKTNHIIACMSNHITKYTTQGQIVLTTTMTGTVERMYQKITECPITHNVAVSCCNKYVGGDTNRVVVMDTNFQELFVYRGEISSTYKQTPPTGGRPFTPWDIVYDSQGNIIIANRDNMLLLLTGEGKLLRILHTDTVWTSAVGIDREDVLWSVCGSDFTGYNVNILQYSSKT, encoded by the exons ATGGTGCTTACAACATTGGCAGCAGGGACAGGAAAACCATTACTTTGTTCACCATGGAGAATCACAGAGTGTCCTATCACCAGCAATGTCGCAGTGATTGATGACAATAAGGAAAGTGATGGTGGTGATGGCAAGAAACATGTAGTTGTCATGGATACTGACTTTCAGAAGTTATTTGCATACAGATGTAACATTCCCAGAGCATATCAACAAACGTCACAAACCGGACAGCAACCATTTAATCCCAATGGTGTAGTGTATGATAGTCAGGGGAACATCCTCATAGCGGATTTTAACAATTCCACGGTTATCATCCTAAGTGGTGAAGGTGGCAAAGTACTCAGGATCCTTCAAACAGACACAGGCAGGAAAGCATTGGCT TACGTGTGGAAAGGAGCGACAACGTGTCTGCAacacaaagggagacaactggaattttattgtgaaaaatgtCAGGAACTCGCGTGCTCTAAATGTGTTTCCACTACTCATAAAGGACATTTGCTGTGTGACATCAGTGAAATCGCTGATCAGAGGACAGGGGACATTAGAAACTTTATAGACAGAATAGATCAAAATGAACTGGTACAAAACAGGAGGAAGATCGCCTCTATAGGTGTAATTCTGAGAGACAATGATAGTACCTTTCAGAAGCTATCTACTCAGGTGAAAAAGCAAACTGAGAAATTGAAACGGGATCTTGACAAGCTAACCATAGAGACATTGTCGCTTTATACGAAAATGAAAGAGGGCAATACCAAGCTCATCCAGAAATATCAAGAGGACCAGGATTTGTACGGCAAACATATCAACCAACAAATGCAGGCATGTAAGACAGTACTACAGCAGGGCTCTTCTTTAGAAAGT ATGACTTTTAAACT TGAAATCGCTGACCAAAGGACAAGATACATTAGAGACTTCATAGACAGAACAGAACAAAATGAACTGGTACAAGTCCACAGTTACATCGTCGGTGCTGAGACACTACTTAAAGACAACGACAGTACGTTTGATCAAATATGTAATCAGTTGAAGACACAAACCGAAAACTTGAAAAAACAGCTTGACAACTTACTAACAGAGACACTCTCTCTTTATCACAAAATGAAAGAGGACAATGCCAAGCTCATTCAGACCTACAAACAGGAGTTAAAGTTGTACGATGAAGAACTCAAACAACAGATGCGGGAATGTAAGACAATACTACAGCAGGGCTCTTCTTTAGAAATTTACGACACCGAGTGTGAAATAGATCCCAGGTTACATCTTCCTATGAAACCTGGTTTAGGTACCGCCTGCTTTAACCCAAACGAAAATCCTCAGAACCATTTACAAAATGCTTTTGGAAAGGTAATAGCCATAGATCAGATTCACACATCGTTCGACCAGGAAAAGTCAGTTAAATCACCAGATGACCAGCAACAACCCTCTACTCAACAACAGTCAAAGAGAAGCGGAGAAAAACTAGTGACCGTGAACACACTACTGACAGAGACTAAGGTGTTGGAGGTGTGGAGTTCTCCATGTGACATTAGTTCTATATGTCCCATCACTGATGACCAGGCCTGGACCAATGATATCACAAGTAATACAATAACTCTCCTGGACAGGAAGGGCGCTGTTAAACAGAAGATCATGCACGAGGTTTGGATCAGTGGCATCAGTTTTTCTCCTACAACACAGCGACTGTGGGTCTGTGATAATGAACAAAACATCCTGGAGTTGGAATCAGGACAACTAACAAAACGATTCAGTACAAAGGAACAGCCAAGAAGTATATGTGTCACAAAAACTAACCATATCATTGCGTGTATGTCCAACCATATCACCAAATACACCACACAAGGTCAGATTGTACTCACTACAACGATGACTGGGACTGTGGAACGCATGTATCAGAAGATCACAGAGTGTCCTATCACTCACAATGTCGCAGTGTcgtgttgcaataaatatgttgGTGGTGACACTAATCGTGTTGTCGTAATGGATACTAATTTCCAGGAACTGTTTGTATACAGAGGTGAGATATCCAGTACCTATAAACAAACACCACCAACAGGAGGTAGGCCATTTACACCCTGGGATATAGTGTATGATAGTCAGGGGAATATCATCATAGCCAATCGTGATAATATGCTGCTACTTCTAACTGGTGAAGGTAAGCTACTGAGGATTTTACATACAGACACAGTCTGGACAAGTGCTGTAGGTATCGACAGGGAAGACGTCCTATGGTCAGTGTGTGGATCAGACTTTACAGGCTACAATGTTAACATCCTACAATACAGCAGTAAAACATAG
- the LOC138305935 gene encoding transcription intermediary factor 1-alpha-like — MAMAAAKIAVRIKGQATCLHHKGRQLELYCETCQELACLKCVTGIHKGHLLCDLSVITNQKEEDIINFIDRTEQNELVQNRKEIASIDVLLQGNERTFEKLSTQLRMQTEELKQDLDKLTVETLSLYKKMKEDNVKIIQKYKQDLEMYGRQLKEQIHECLTALEQGSQIEIYDTECEIDSQIHHPVGPVLNSVIFTPNKKPRNYLELAVGNVATCHGRLSTEQEPLAKCTISDDQQRSSTAQEPDGNGGKVVTRIKLPTHAKVVEDWESPCDIWSICPTTDGQAWTSNYSETLTLLDRWKGTVMQEVTHTDGIKDISMSPTTFRL, encoded by the coding sequence ATGGCAATGGCGGCAGCCAAAATAGCTGTCCGTATCAAAGGCCAGGCAACGTGTTTGCACCACAAAGGGAGGCAACTAGAATTGTATTGTGAAACATGTCAAGAACTTGCTTGTTTGAAATGTGTTACTGGTATTCACAAAGGACATTTGTTATGCGACCTCAGTGTAATTACTAACCAGAAGGAAGAAGACATTATAAACTTTATAGATAGAACAGAACAAAATGAACTTGTACAAAACAGGAAGGAGATCGCCTCTATTGACGTACTTCTTCAAGGCAATGAGAGAACCTTTGAGAAGCTGTCTACTCAGCTGAGAATGCAAACCGAGGAATTGAAACAAGATCTTGACAAGCTAACCGTAGAGACATTGTCGCTttataagaaaatgaaagagGACAATGTCAAAATCATACAGAAATACAAACAGGACTTAGAGATGTACGGCAGACAGCTCAAAGAACAAATACATGAATGTTTGACAGCATTAGAGCAGGGCTCtcaaatagaaatatatgaTACCGAATGCGAAATAGATTCACAGATACATCACCCTGTGGGACCCGTCTTAAATAGCGTCATCTTCACGCCAAACAAAAAACCTCGGAATTATCTAGAACTAGCCGTCGGAAACGTCGCCACATGTCACGGCCGTCTATCCACTGAACAAGAACCGTTAGCTAAGTGTACAATATCAGATGATCAGCAGCGATCCTCCACAGCACAGGAGCCAGACGGAAACGGAGGAAAAGTAGTGACCAGGATCAAACTACCGACACATGCAAAGGTGGTGGAGGATTGGGAGTCACCATGTGATATTTGGTCTATTTGCCCTACCACTGATGGCCAGGCCTGGACCAGTAATTACAGTGAAACATTAACACTTCTGGACAGGTGGAAGGGTACTGTGATGCAGGAGGTGACGCACACGGATGGAATCAAGGACATCAGTATGTCTCCCACAACATTTAGATTATAG